TCCACCTCTTCGAGCGGGACTGCTCGGTGCAGCGCCGCCACCAGAAGGTGATCGAGCTGGCGCCCGCGCCCAACCTCGACCCCGCCCTGCGCGAGCGGATCTGCGCGGACGCGGTGAACTTCGCCCGGCAGATCGGCTACCGCAACGCCGGCACCGTGGAGTTCCTCGTCGACCGCGACGGCAACCACGTCTTCATCGAGATGAACCCCCGCATCCAGGTCGAGCACACGGTGACCGAGGAGGTCACCGACGTCGACCTCGTCCAGTCCCAGCTGCGCATCGCCGCCGGTGAGACGCTGGCGGACCTCGGGCTCGCGCAGGAGAACATCACCCTGCGCGGCGCCGCCCTCCAGTGCCGCATCACCACCGAGGACCCGGCCAACGGCTTCCGCCCCGACACCGGGCAGATCAGCGCCTACCGCTCGCCCGGCGGCTCGGGCATCCGTCTCGACGGCGGCACCACCCACGCCGGTACGGAGATCAGCGCCCACTTCGACTCGATGCTGGTCAAACTCTCCTGCCGCGGCCGGGACTTCACCACCGCCGTGAACCGCGCCCGGCGCGCCGTGGCCGAGTTCCGCATCCGCGGTGTCGCCACCAACATCCCGTTCCTCCAGGCGGTCCTGGACGACCCGGACTTCCAGGCGGGCCGGGTCACCACCTCGTTCATCGAGCAGCGCCCGCACCTGCTCACCGCCCGGCACTCCGCCGACCGCGGCACGAAGCTGCTGACCTACCTCGCCGACGTCACCGTGAACAAGCCGCACGGCGAGCGCCCCGAGCTGGTCGACCCGATGACCAAGCTGCGCGCGGTACCCGCGGGGGAGCCCCCGGCCGGGTCCCGGCAACTGCTGGCCGAGCTGGGCCCCGAGGGCTTCGCCCGCCGGCTGCGCGAGTCGTCCACCATCGGCGTCACGGACACCACCTTCCGCGACGCGCACCAGTCGCTGCTCGCCACCCGGGTGCGCACCAAGGACATGCTCGCCGTCGCCCCGGTGGTCGCCCACACCCTGCCCGAACTGCTGTCCCTGGAGTGCTGGGGCGGTGCCACCTACGACGTGGCGCTGCGCTTCCTCGCCGAGGACCCGTGGGAGCGGCTGGCCGCCCTGCGCGAGGCCGTGCCCAACATCTGCCTCCAGATGCTGCTGCGCGGCCGCAACACGGTGGGCTACACCCCGTATCCGACCGAGGTGACCGACGCCTTCGTGCAGGAGGCCGCCGCCACCGGCATCGACATCTTCCGCATCTTCGACGCCCTCAACGACGTCGAGCAGATGCGCCCCGCCATCGAGGCCGTACGGCAGACGGGGACGTCCGTCGCGGAAGTGGCCCTCTGCTACACCGCCGACCTGTCCGACCCCGCCGAGCGGCTCTACACCCTCGACTACTACCTGCGCCTCGCCGAGCAGATCGTGGACGCCGGCGCGCACGTCCTCGCGATCAAGGACATGGCCGGCCTGCTGCGCGCCCCGGCCGCGGCGACCCTGGTGTCGGCGCTGCGCCGCGAGTTCGACCTGCCGGTGCACCTGCACACCCACGACACCACCGGCGGCCAGCTCGCCACCTACCTGGCCGCCATTCAGGCCGGCGCGGACGCCGTGGACGGAGCGGTGGCATCCATGGCCGGTACCACCTCGCAGCCGTCCCTGTCGGCGATCGTGGCCGCCACCGACCACACGGATCGGCCCACCGGCCTCGACCTCAGGGCCGTCGGCGACCTGGAGCCGTACTGGGAGAGCGTCCGCAAGGTCTATGCCCCCTTCGAGGCGGGCCTCGCCTCGCCGACCGGCCGCGTCTACGACCACGAGATCCCCGGCGGGCAGCTCTCCAACCTGCGCACCCAGGCCATCGCGCTCGGTCTCGGCGACCGCTTCGAGGACATCGAGGCGATGTACGAGGCCGCCGACCGGATGCTGGGCCGCCTGGTGAAGGTCACGCCCTCCTCCAAGGTGGTCGGCGACCTGGCCCTGCACCTGGTGGGCGCCGGCGTCTCCCCGGCGGACTTCGAGGCGGAGCCGGACCGCTTCGACATCCCCGACTCGGTCGTCGGCTTCCTGCGCGGCGAGCTGGGCACCCCGCCCGGCGGCTGGCCCGAGCCGTTCCGCAGCAAGGCGCTGCGGGGCCGGGCCGAGGCCAAGCCGGTGCCCGAGCTGAGCGCCGACGACCGCACGGGGCTGGCCAAGGAGCGCCGGGCGACCCTCAACCGGCTGCTGTTCCCCGGGCCTGCGCGCGAGTTCGACACCCACCGGGCGTCGTTCGGCGACACCAGCGTCCTGGACAGCAAGGACTTCTTCTACGGGCTGCGCCCGGGCAAGGAGTACACGGTCGACCTGGACCCCGGCGTCCGGCTGCTCATCGAACTCCAGGCGGTCGGCGACGCCGACGAACGCGGCATGCGCACCGTGATGTCCTCGCTCAACGGGCAGATCCGGCCCATCCAGGTCCGCGACCGCTCGGCGGCCTCCGACGTCCCGGTCACCGAGAAGGCGGACCGGACCGACCCCGGCCACGTGGCGGCGCCCTTCGCGGGTGTGGTGACCCTGGCCGTCGCCGAGGGCGACGAGGTGACGGCCGGTGCCACGGTGGCCACCATCGAGGCGATGAAGATGGAGGCCACGATCACCGCCCAGAAGGCCGGCACGGTGAGCCGTCTCGCCATCAACCGCATCCAGCAGGTCGAGGGCGGCGACCTGCTCGTGCAACTCGCCTGACCCGCCGGCGGCCCGTGCGTCCGGGGCCCACCCCCGGACGCGCGGGCCGCCGCGTCCTACCCTCCGGTCACGGGAACTGGGTGACCTTGGACGGCACGGTGCTCGTCCCCGACGTGGGCGCGCCGGTGTCGTTGATGACGTGCCGGTACTGGCCCATGCCACCGAGTGAGACCACTTGGAGGTTCCGCATCCTGACGCCCGGTTTGACCGGCACCTGGAACCCGTGGTGCTGGACGATGCCCGGATCGGACGTGTAGTTGCAGTAGCTGCCCAGGGCCACGGCCTCGTGCTCGTTCACCGAGTCGGCGACCTTGTAGGCCGCGTAGCCGACGATGCCGTCGTGGGTGATGGCGGCCTCGTTCGGGGCGTCGTACGCCTTCTCGTTCTGGAAGAAGATGGTCCGGCCGCGCTCGCCGCTCCAGTACACGTCGTACTTGTTGAAGTGCTCGACGAACAGGCCGGTCGCGAGGACGTCGTCGCCGTTGACGCGCAGACCGTAGTCGGCGCGGTTGGTCTCCCAGCCGACGCCTTCACCGTGGTCCGCCCGCCAGATCCAGGTGTGGTCGATCAGGACGTCGTCGCTGTTGACCACGACGGAGTCGGTGGCCCGGCCCGGTCCCGCGCCGCCGATGCGGATGAACACGTCCTGCATGGTGGTGGGGTTGGCCGCGTGATCGGCGTTCGCACCGGGCGCCCCGATCCGCAGCAGCGTGTCGGAGTTCTGCGGGCCCGCGTCGATCAGGAAGCCCGCGAGCCGCACCCCGTCCACGTCGGCCACGTGCATGGCGTCGACGCCGCCGTCCGGGATGATCGTGGCCAGGCCGAGGCCGAGCACGACGGTGTTGGCGCGGTCGACCTCGATGGTCTTGTCGATGTGGTAGACGCCGGGCGTGAAGAGCAGGTTGAGGCCCTGGTCGAGCGCGGCGTTGATGGTCGTGGCCGTCGCGCCCGGCTTGACCACGTAGAACTGGCTGAGCGGCAGCGAGGTGCCGCCCGCGTTGGCGGGCCAGGAGACGCCGCGGGCGTTGGTGCGCTTGGCCGGCACCCGCACCTTGTACTCGTCGCCGTCCAGGTGGAGGAACGGCTTCTCGCGGGAGATCGGCGTCGTGTCGAGCGTGGTGTACGGGCCGGTCTCGAAGTTGCTCGCGGGCGCGCCCTGGACGCCCGTGAAGGTCATGTTCCAGACGCCGTTGGTCCAGCCGCCCACCGAGCTGTCGCGGGTGTACCACTGCTGCTGCGAATAGGGGCCCACCGTGCCGTCGACCTTCGAGTCGGCGATGTAGCCGCCGGAGGCCCAGCCGTAGCCGTTGGGGGCGAGGTTGAGGCCGCCCTGGACGTGGATGCGGCGGAAGGGCGCCGCCTGGGCCACAGCCCAGCGGTTGGTGCCGTTGACGGGCCGGATGGCGAGGTTCTCGGCCGAACGCCAGAAGTTCTGGGTGGCGTTGCCGTTGAACCAGCCGGCGTCCACGGTGATGTCGCCGTTGAGCTGGACGTCGTCCGGGTTGAGGCCCAGGCCGGAGACCGAGGTGTAGAAGCCGAGTTGGGCGTTGATCCCGTTGTAGGTGCCCGGCTTCAGCAGGAACTGGTAGCGCCCGCTGCCGAACTGGGACGACTCCTGCTGGGCGAAGACCTGGTCGAAGCGCTGCTGGAGGTTCGGGGTCGAGGGGTCGACCACGATGACGTTCGGGCCCAGGTCGCCGCCGCCCTCGATCGGTGGAGCGCCGGTCGTGCCGGTGTGCACGGCGAACTCCCAGAGCGAGTAGCCGTAGCCCGTGGCACGCGCGGTGCCGTACACGCGGACGTACCGGCCCGAGCCGCTGACGTCGTAGGAGGCCTTGCCCCCGGTGGCGCCGGTGACGCTCTTCAGCGTGTGCCAGCTCTGTCCGTCCGAGGAGGCCTCGATCCGGAACTCCTTGGCGTGGGCGGCCTCCCAGTGCAGGTCCACCTTGCACAGGTCGCGCACCGCGCCCAGGTCGACCCGCAGCCACTGCGGATCCGAGGCCTGGCTGGACCAGCGGGTGCCGGCGTCGCCGTCGAAGGCCGCGGCGGCGGGTGTCCCGGCGTTCTCGACGGAGGAGGCGGAGGCGGGCTTGCCGCGGGCGGCGTCGGCGCTGTCGCAGGAGCCGGGGGCGGCGGGGCCGGTGGTGCCGAAGACCTGGAACTCCCACAGGGAGTAACCCCAGTCGGTGGCCCGGTGAACGCCCTGCATGCGGACGTACCGTCCCTGGCCCGAGACGTCCAGGGTGTCGGTGCCGCCGTCGCCGCCGGTCACCGTCTTCGCGTCGGTCCAGGTGCTCCCGTCCGGGGAGAGCTGGATCCTGTAGTCCTTGCCGTAGGCCGCCTCCCAGTCGAGGACGACCCGGGTGACGGAGGCGGTGGCGCCCAGGTCGACCTGGAGCCACTGGTCGTCGCTCGCGGCCGACGACCAACGGGTGTTCGCGTTCCCGTCGACGGCGTTGCCGGAGGGCGTTCCGGCGTTCTCGGCCGACGACGACGTGGCCGTGCGGCCCTGGGAGAGGGGCGTGTCGGCCGCGGTGGCCGTGACGGGCGCGGGAAGGGTGACGAGCGCCGCCGTGGCGACGAGCGCGACACCCAAGGATCTGAGTCTCATCTGTGGGCTTTCTGCGGGTGCGGACAAGGAGTGGCCCAGCGCCAACCGCAGTACGCGGCGGCTTAGTTCAAGGTGTGATTTAAGTAGTGAGACCTCGATCGGGCAAGAGTCCGGGCAAGAGTTCGGGCAACTCTTCGGCCGGGGCGGCTCCGTTCGGGCCGACCGTCAGGTCGTCGGCCGGGTGAAGACCCCGGCCCGTGCCGCCGTCGCGGCGGCCTCCGCGGCGCGGTCGGCCGCCGCCTCGTCGAGCGGGTCGTCGGTGGTCAGCAGGCGGTAGTAGAGGGGGGCGGAGACGGCCCGGATCACCTCGCGGGTGTCGGTGGCCTCCGGGAGTTCGCCGCGTTCCACCGCCTGCCGGGCGCAGGGCTCCCACTCCGCGACGCGGACCTCGTAGAACCGCTGCAGGGCGGCCGCCGTCTGCGGGTCGCAGGTGGCGGCCGCCAGGACGGCCTTGAACAGGGCGCCTTGGCGGGGATCGGCCAGCGTGCGCTGCACCAGCCGGGCGTTCGCCCGCAGGTCGCCGAGGAGTGAGCCCGACTCGGTGCGGGGCAGTGACTGCTCGGCCATGTCCGCGAGCAGGTCGGCGACCAGGTGGGCCGGGGTTCCCCAGCGGCGGTAGACCGTCGTCCTGCCGACCTCCGCGCGGCGCGCCACGTCGGCCAGGTCGAGGCCGGCCAGTCCGTGATCCGCCAGTGCGTCGCCGGCCGCCCGGAGTACGGCGGACCGCACCCGGGCGGTGCGGCCGCCGGGCCGAACGGTGCCGTGGCCTGTGCTCTCGGGCGCCATAACGGGACTCCTGTTCCATTAATGAGGTGACTGGTGTTAGCGTGTGTCCCACATTAACGGAACAAGAGTCCCGTTAAAAGCCGCCGTCGTGCGCGACGGCCGGACGAGGGGATGCGGTTGTGGAACACAGGAGACTGGGAACGTCCGGGCTCATGGTCCCGGCACTGAGCTTCGGCGCGGGCACCTTCGGCGGGCGCGGCGAGCTGTTCGGCGCCTGGGGCGACACGGACGCGGCCGAGGCACGCCGGCTGGTCGACATCTGCCTGGAAGCGGGCGTGACCATGTTCGACACCGCCGACGTCTACTCCGCGGGCGCCTCGGAGGAAGTGCTCGGCGCCGCCGTCAAGGGGCGCCGCGACCAGGTGCTGATCTCCACCAAGGCCGGTCTGCCGACGGGGGACGGCCCGGGGGACGCCGGCACCTCGCGGACGCGTCTGATCAAAGCCGTCGACCAGGCCCTGCGCCGGCTCGGCACGGACTACATCGACCTCTTCCAACTGCACGCCTACGACGCGGGCACCCCGGTGCACGAGGTGCTGGCCACCCTCGACGACCTCGTACGCGCCGGGAAGCTCCGCTACACCGGCGTCTCGAACTTCAGCGGCTGGCAGCTGATGAAGTCGCTGGCCGACGCGGACGCCCACGGGTACCAGCGCTACGCCGCGCACCAGGTCTACTACTCCCTCGTCGGACGGGACTACGAGTGGGAGCTGATGCCGCTGGCCGTCGACCAGGGAGTCGGAGCCGTCGTCTGGAGCCCTCTCGGATGGGGGCGGCTCACCGGCCGGATCGGTCGCGGCCGGCCCCTGCCGCCCGGCAGCCGGCTGCACGCCACCGCCGACTACGGGCCGCCCGTGGCGGACGACCTCCTCTTCCGCGTCACGGACTGCCTCGACGCCATCGCGGAGGAGACCGGCCGGACCGTCCCGCAGATCGCCATCAACTGGCTGCTGCGGCGCCCGACCGTCTCCTCGGTCCTCATCGGCGCCCGCAACGAGGACCAGCTCAGGCAGAACCTCGGCGCCGTGGGATGGTCCCTGACCGAGGACCAGGTGGCCCGGCTCGACACCGCGAGCGCCAAGGCCGCCCCCTACCCGTACTTCCCCTACGAGCGCCAGGAGGGCTTCGCCCGGGTCAATCCGCACCCCCTGAGCCGAGCGGGCGGCCACGTGAGCGCCTCCGCTCTCGGCTGACCTGGGAGTTCCGGCGGGCCGACCACGTCATTGTCAGTGTGGTGCCGCAGAATGCGGGTAACCGAGATCAACACCGGCCGGACCGGGTAGGCGGTCTCGAGTCACTGACCTGGAAGGGCCAATGCCGATGCCGCTTCACGCCGTCCGACCACGGACCACCGCCTCCCGTGCGACCGCACGCCACACCCCGCTCGGCCAGGGTGAGGCCGAGGTCCTGCGGATAGTCACCGACGCGCGCACCCCCGTCTTCGTCACCGTGCGCGAGGGCGGGCGCCGCCGGTACAGCTACTGGCGTCCGCTGGACTCCGTCACCGGCAGAGGCGGCTGCTACGTCGCGCTGCCCACCGCCGAGTGCGACGCGCTGCACGCCGCCGGGCGGATCACCCTCGGCGATCCCGTCGCCGACCCGGCGCGGACGACGTACCGCGTGCGCGCCGCCCGCACACCGGCCGCAGCCGTGCGCGCGCTTCCCCGGCGGGAGCGCGCCGCGTGAGCGGGGACGGGGCGGGGCGCGAGGACGGGACGCGGCGCGGCGAAGAGCCCACCGAGGCGGACCTCCTCGACGGCCTGCGGATCGACGAGCGCAGACCGGAGAAGCCGGTCCTCCTCAACGCCGACCGGACCCCCATCGACACCTGGCGGGAGAACCACCCCTACGACCGCAAGGTGCGCAGGACCGACTACGAGCGGGAGAAGCGGGTCCTGCAGATCGAGCTGCTCAAGATGCAGCGCTGGGTCAAGGAGTCCGGACAGCGGATCGTGGTGCTGTGCGAAGGCCGTGACGCGGCCGGCAAGGGCGGCACCATCCAGCGCTTCACCGAACGTCTCAACCCCCGCGGCGCACGCGTGGTCGCACTGGACAAACCGACCGAGAGGGAGGCCGGGCAGTGGTATTTCCAGCGCTACGTCGCCCACCTCCCCGCCCGCGGCGAGATCGTCTTCTTCGACCGCTCCTGGTACAACCGGGCGGGCGTCGAACGCGTGATGGGATTCTGCACGGAGGACGAGTACCGCGCATTCCTTCAGCAGGCGCCGCTGTTCGAGCGCATGCTCACCGATGACGGCATCCTGCTGGTGAAGTTCTGGTTCTCCGTCTCCCAGGCCGAACAGCGGACCCGTTTCGCGATCCGCCGGGTCGACCCGGTACGCCGCTGGAAGCTGTCGCCGACGGACCTCGCCTCGCTGGACCGCTGGGACGACTACACCGCCGCGAAGGTCGACATGTTCCGGGCCACCGACACCGAACACGCGCCCTGGACGGTGGTCAAGAACAACGACAAGCGCCGCGGCCGGCTGGAGGCGATGCGCAGCCTGCTGGACCGCTGCGACTACCCCGCCAAGGACCACCGGGCCGTGGGCCGGCCCGACCCGCTGATCGTGGGCCCCGCCGACACCCTGCTGGAGGCCGACGAGGAACCGGCCGACCTCTCGCCGACACCCCTGGCGGAGCACGGCGACGGCCCAGGGCTCCACCCGGAATCGACGGACTGAGACGGGCCGGACGGCGGCCCCTCCGAAGCACTGCTTCCGAGGGGCCGGACGGCGCTCAGTGCTCCAGCGGAGCGCGCAGCGCCGGGTCCGAGGCCGTCCCCCACACCTCCGGCAGCTCCCGCCGCCGCGCCTCCGCGCCCGCCCGCTCCCTGCCGTGCAGCAGCCCCCAGGTGAAAGCGGACTCGCCGGCGGCGTGCGCCGCCACGCCCAGCGCCCGCAGGGCTTCCTGGGCGACGACCGCGTCCTGGTGCTCGCCGAGCACCTTCTGCACCTTCTTGACCCGCTTGCCGAGCCGGGCGACGGGCTTGCCGAGCGCGGGACGCGCGACCTCGGCCGCGTAGCGGACCTTCTTGGCCTCCTTGCGGGCCTCGTGCAGAGCCGTCGCCCGCGCGGGGCCGGACTCCTGCGCGAAGGCGTGCTCCATCCGCCCGGCGAGGCGGCCGTACTCCTTCAGCACCGCCGCCGCCATCGTCCGGGCCGGCTTCCCCGACGCCTTGGCCCGCAGCGGCGGCTCCCGCAGCAGCCCCTCCAGCGCGTCGAGGAGCAGCAGGTAGCGGGGCGAATCCAGGGCCTCGCGCGTCCGGGTCAGGGCGTCGCCGCCGCGGGACACGTCCCACACCCGCAGCCGGGCGGCGACGGGGCCGAGCACCAGGTCGTCGGGCAGCTCGTCCAGCGCGGTGCCGATGCGTTCGCGCAGTACCTCCTGGTCCCGCGCCACTCCCAGCTCACCCGCCAGCCACTTGAGTTCCGCGCGCACCGGATCGGTGGTCCGCCGGTCGAGCACCGACCGGTACGAGCGCAGGCAGCTGCGCAGACGGCGGCACGTGACGCGCATCTGGTGCACGGCGTCGGGCAGGTCGCGCCGGACCGCCGGGTCCAGGGCGACCAGCTTGCCCACCTGCTCGCGCAGATACCCGAGCACATACGAGCCGGGGGAGGCGGCGGCCACCGCGGCCGGGTGCGGCACCTCCCGCCCCGTTCCCGATCCGGTGTCCCGCAGGGCGCGGGACAGCTTGGAGGGGCTGTCGGACCGGACGACGCCCTTCTTGCGGAGCTTCTTCTCCACGCGGTCCAGCAGACCGGCGTCGGTCCCGTCCGCGAGTTCGACCTCCAGCTCGCTCCACTCGGCACGGCCGCCGCCCGGCAGCAGCGAGTCGGCGCGCACGTCGTCGAGGCTCAGCTCGGCGAGCACCCTGCCCTCCGCGTCGCGCAGGTGTCGCACGGCCCGGGTGGAGCGGATCCGGACGACCGGGCGCAGGTGGGCGCCCCGGGTGCGGGACAGGGCCAGCTCGCGCAGTGCCTGGGGTACCTCGTCGGACAGCGGGGCCCGTACCTCCTCCCGGGTGTCCCCGGTCAGCGGCAGTTTCAGATGCCAGCCGGCGTCCGCACCGCCCGTCCGGCGGCGCAGCGTGGCTGAGGTCGCGACGAGACGCAGATCCTCGGTGTCGTGGTACACCGCGTCCAGCTTCTCGGACGCGGCCTCGGTGACCGAGGCGATCGGAC
The Streptomyces sp. NBC_01723 genome window above contains:
- a CDS encoding CYTH and CHAD domain-containing protein; the protein is MTQSKHETERKYEPATRGPGGLPDLTGVGPIASVTEAASEKLDAVYHDTEDLRLVATSATLRRRTGGADAGWHLKLPLTGDTREEVRAPLSDEVPQALRELALSRTRGAHLRPVVRIRSTRAVRHLRDAEGRVLAELSLDDVRADSLLPGGGRAEWSELEVELADGTDAGLLDRVEKKLRKKGVVRSDSPSKLSRALRDTGSGTGREVPHPAAVAAASPGSYVLGYLREQVGKLVALDPAVRRDLPDAVHQMRVTCRRLRSCLRSYRSVLDRRTTDPVRAELKWLAGELGVARDQEVLRERIGTALDELPDDLVLGPVAARLRVWDVSRGGDALTRTREALDSPRYLLLLDALEGLLREPPLRAKASGKPARTMAAAVLKEYGRLAGRMEHAFAQESGPARATALHEARKEAKKVRYAAEVARPALGKPVARLGKRVKKVQKVLGEHQDAVVAQEALRALGVAAHAAGESAFTWGLLHGRERAGAEARRRELPEVWGTASDPALRAPLEH
- a CDS encoding pyruvate carboxylase; its protein translation is MFRKVLVANRGEIAIRAFRAGYELGARTVAVFPHEDRNSLHRLKADEAYEIGEPGHPVRAYLSVQEIVRAALRAGADAVYPGYGFLSENPELARACEEAGITFVGPSTRILELTGNKARAVAAAREAGVPVLGSSAPSTDVDELVRAADDIGFPVFVKAVAGGGGRGMRRVEDPEQLREAIEAASREAASAFGDSTVFLEKAVVEPRHIEVQILADGQGDVIHLFERDCSVQRRHQKVIELAPAPNLDPALRERICADAVNFARQIGYRNAGTVEFLVDRDGNHVFIEMNPRIQVEHTVTEEVTDVDLVQSQLRIAAGETLADLGLAQENITLRGAALQCRITTEDPANGFRPDTGQISAYRSPGGSGIRLDGGTTHAGTEISAHFDSMLVKLSCRGRDFTTAVNRARRAVAEFRIRGVATNIPFLQAVLDDPDFQAGRVTTSFIEQRPHLLTARHSADRGTKLLTYLADVTVNKPHGERPELVDPMTKLRAVPAGEPPAGSRQLLAELGPEGFARRLRESSTIGVTDTTFRDAHQSLLATRVRTKDMLAVAPVVAHTLPELLSLECWGGATYDVALRFLAEDPWERLAALREAVPNICLQMLLRGRNTVGYTPYPTEVTDAFVQEAAATGIDIFRIFDALNDVEQMRPAIEAVRQTGTSVAEVALCYTADLSDPAERLYTLDYYLRLAEQIVDAGAHVLAIKDMAGLLRAPAAATLVSALRREFDLPVHLHTHDTTGGQLATYLAAIQAGADAVDGAVASMAGTTSQPSLSAIVAATDHTDRPTGLDLRAVGDLEPYWESVRKVYAPFEAGLASPTGRVYDHEIPGGQLSNLRTQAIALGLGDRFEDIEAMYEAADRMLGRLVKVTPSSKVVGDLALHLVGAGVSPADFEAEPDRFDIPDSVVGFLRGELGTPPGGWPEPFRSKALRGRAEAKPVPELSADDRTGLAKERRATLNRLLFPGPAREFDTHRASFGDTSVLDSKDFFYGLRPGKEYTVDLDPGVRLLIELQAVGDADERGMRTVMSSLNGQIRPIQVRDRSAASDVPVTEKADRTDPGHVAAPFAGVVTLAVAEGDEVTAGATVATIEAMKMEATITAQKAGTVSRLAINRIQQVEGGDLLVQLA
- a CDS encoding discoidin domain-containing protein, producing MRLRSLGVALVATAALVTLPAPVTATAADTPLSQGRTATSSSAENAGTPSGNAVDGNANTRWSSAASDDQWLQVDLGATASVTRVVLDWEAAYGKDYRIQLSPDGSTWTDAKTVTGGDGGTDTLDVSGQGRYVRMQGVHRATDWGYSLWEFQVFGTTGPAAPGSCDSADAARGKPASASSVENAGTPAAAAFDGDAGTRWSSQASDPQWLRVDLGAVRDLCKVDLHWEAAHAKEFRIEASSDGQSWHTLKSVTGATGGKASYDVSGSGRYVRVYGTARATGYGYSLWEFAVHTGTTGAPPIEGGGDLGPNVIVVDPSTPNLQQRFDQVFAQQESSQFGSGRYQFLLKPGTYNGINAQLGFYTSVSGLGLNPDDVQLNGDITVDAGWFNGNATQNFWRSAENLAIRPVNGTNRWAVAQAAPFRRIHVQGGLNLAPNGYGWASGGYIADSKVDGTVGPYSQQQWYTRDSSVGGWTNGVWNMTFTGVQGAPASNFETGPYTTLDTTPISREKPFLHLDGDEYKVRVPAKRTNARGVSWPANAGGTSLPLSQFYVVKPGATATTINAALDQGLNLLFTPGVYHIDKTIEVDRANTVVLGLGLATIIPDGGVDAMHVADVDGVRLAGFLIDAGPQNSDTLLRIGAPGANADHAANPTTMQDVFIRIGGAGPGRATDSVVVNSDDVLIDHTWIWRADHGEGVGWETNRADYGLRVNGDDVLATGLFVEHFNKYDVYWSGERGRTIFFQNEKAYDAPNEAAITHDGIVGYAAYKVADSVNEHEAVALGSYCNYTSDPGIVQHHGFQVPVKPGVRMRNLQVVSLGGMGQYRHVINDTGAPTSGTSTVPSKVTQFP
- the ppk2 gene encoding polyphosphate kinase 2 encodes the protein MSGDGAGREDGTRRGEEPTEADLLDGLRIDERRPEKPVLLNADRTPIDTWRENHPYDRKVRRTDYEREKRVLQIELLKMQRWVKESGQRIVVLCEGRDAAGKGGTIQRFTERLNPRGARVVALDKPTEREAGQWYFQRYVAHLPARGEIVFFDRSWYNRAGVERVMGFCTEDEYRAFLQQAPLFERMLTDDGILLVKFWFSVSQAEQRTRFAIRRVDPVRRWKLSPTDLASLDRWDDYTAAKVDMFRATDTEHAPWTVVKNNDKRRGRLEAMRSLLDRCDYPAKDHRAVGRPDPLIVGPADTLLEADEEPADLSPTPLAEHGDGPGLHPESTD
- a CDS encoding aldo/keto reductase encodes the protein MEHRRLGTSGLMVPALSFGAGTFGGRGELFGAWGDTDAAEARRLVDICLEAGVTMFDTADVYSAGASEEVLGAAVKGRRDQVLISTKAGLPTGDGPGDAGTSRTRLIKAVDQALRRLGTDYIDLFQLHAYDAGTPVHEVLATLDDLVRAGKLRYTGVSNFSGWQLMKSLADADAHGYQRYAAHQVYYSLVGRDYEWELMPLAVDQGVGAVVWSPLGWGRLTGRIGRGRPLPPGSRLHATADYGPPVADDLLFRVTDCLDAIAEETGRTVPQIAINWLLRRPTVSSVLIGARNEDQLRQNLGAVGWSLTEDQVARLDTASAKAAPYPYFPYERQEGFARVNPHPLSRAGGHVSASALG
- a CDS encoding TetR/AcrR family transcriptional regulator is translated as MAPESTGHGTVRPGGRTARVRSAVLRAAGDALADHGLAGLDLADVARRAEVGRTTVYRRWGTPAHLVADLLADMAEQSLPRTESGSLLGDLRANARLVQRTLADPRQGALFKAVLAAATCDPQTAAALQRFYEVRVAEWEPCARQAVERGELPEATDTREVIRAVSAPLYYRLLTTDDPLDEAAADRAAEAAATAARAGVFTRPTT